From the genome of Denticeps clupeoides chromosome 4, fDenClu1.1, whole genome shotgun sequence, one region includes:
- the chrna6 gene encoding neuronal acetylcholine receptor subunit alpha-6, with product MTPAWKTPLTLLLVLFITHDCFSSKGEDRLFRRLFRRYNPFIRPVENVSDPVTVEFEVSISQLVKVDEVNQIMETNLWLRHIWNDYKLKWLPAEFDGLEFIRVPSNKIWRPDIVLYNNAVGDFLVEDKTKALLKYDGTITWVPPAIFKSSCPMDITYFPFDYQNCSMKFGSWTYDKAKIDLVLIGSKVNLKDFWESGEWEIIDAPGYKHDIKYNCCEEIYPDITYSFYIRRLPLFYTINLIIPCLLISFLTVLVFYLPSDCGEKVTLCISVLLSLTVFLLVITETIPSTSLVIPLIGEYLLFTMIFVTLSIVITVFVLNVHYRTPTTHTMPGWVRSIFLRALPRIMLMRRPIDQEGKEGKGERESGGGGVERGKKRKNSVGGQAGLNCLDFGESKMSLEAKKCPCHPGKDASEGDCGKVGRQMGSPSVNTVVAFSVVSPEIKQAIESVKYIAENMRSRNKAKEVEDDWKYVAMVIDRIFLWVFVLVCVLGTLGLFLQPLISFLS from the exons ATGACCCCGGCGTGGAAAACCCCACTGACGCTCCTGCTGGTGCTATTCATCACGCACG ACTGTTTCTCCTCTAAAGGGGAGGATCGTCTCTTTCGCCGTCTCTTCCGAAGGTATAATCCATTCATACGTCCTGTGGAGAATGTGTCAGACCCGGTTACCGTGGAGTTTGAGGTGTCAATCTCCCAGCTCGTCAAAGTG GATGAGGTGAATCAAATCATGGAGACCAATCTCTGGTTGAGACAT ATTTGGAATGATTATAAACTGAAATGGTTGCCTGCCGAGTTTGACGGACTAGAGTTCATCCGCGTCCCGTCCAATAAGATTTGGAGACCGGACATTGTGCTTTACAACAA TGCAGTGGGGGATTTTCTTGTGGAAGACAAAACGAAAGCCTTGCTGAAATATGATGGCACCATCACCTGGGTACCACCAGCCATCTTTAAGTCATCTTGTCCTATGGACATCACCTACTTTCCCTTCGACTACCAGAACTGCTCCATGAAGTTCGGCTCCTGGACGTATGACAAGGCCAAGATTGATCTGGTGCTCATCGGCTCCAAGGTGAACCTCAAAGACTTCTGGGAGAGTGGCGAGTGGGAGATCATTGATGCACCAGGCTATAAGCATGACATCAAGTACAACTGCTGTGAGGAGATCTACCCCGACATCACCTACTCCTTCTACATCCGCCGTCTGCCTCTCTTCTACACCATCAATCTCATCATCCCCTGCCTCTTGATCTCCTTCCTCACTGTGCTGGTCTTCTATCTGCCTTCTGACTGTGGGGAGAAG GTCACGCTGTGCATATCCGTGCTCCTCTCCCTCACTGTCTTTCTGCTGGTCATCACTGAGACCATCCCCTCCACATCGCTGGTCATCCCCCTGATTGGAGAGTACCTGCTCTTCACCATGATCTTCGTCACACTCTCCATCGTCATCACCGTATTTGTGCTGAACGTGCACTACCGCACACCCACCACCCACACCATGCCCGGATGGGTGCGCAGCATCTTCCTGCGGGCACTGCCGCGCATCATGCTCATGAGGCGCCCCATAGACCAGGAGGGCAAGGAGGGCaaaggagagcgagagagcggaggaggaggggtggagcgagggaagaagaggaagaacagCGTTGGCGGCCAGGCGGGGCTGAACTGCCTGGATTTTGGGGAGAGCAAGATGAGCCTGGAAGCCAAGAAGTGTCCGTGTCACCCGGGCAAGGATGCCTCAGAGGGGGATTGTGGGAAGGTTGGGAGGCAGATGGGCTCTCCATCGGTGAACACGGTGGTGGCCTTCTCAGTCGTCTCGCCTGAAATCAAGCAGGCTATAGAGAGCGTCAAGTACATCGCTGAGAACATGAGAAGCAGGAACAAGGCCAAAGAg gTGGAGGACGACTGGAAGTACGTTGCCATGGTGATCGACCGTATCTTCCTGTGGGTGTTTGTCCTCGTTTGTGTGCTTGGAACTCTTGGCCTCTTCCTGCAGCCTCTCATCAGCTTCCTGTCATAG